The following are encoded in a window of Citrobacter freundii genomic DNA:
- the truB gene encoding tRNA pseudouridine(55) synthase TruB — protein MSRPRRRGRDIHGVLLLDKPQGMSSNDVLQKVKRLYNANRAGHTGALDPLATGMLPICLGEATKFSQYLLDSDKRYRVVARLGQRTDTSDADGQIVQERPVTFTPEQLASALETFRGDIQQIPSMYSALKYQGKKLYEYARQGIEVPRESRPITVYELLFIRHEGNELELEVHCSKGTYIRTIVDDLGEKLGCGAHVTYLRRLTVSKYPVDRMVTLEHLHSLVEQAEQQNIPAAELLDPLLMPMDSPASDYPIVNLPLTSSVYFKNGNPVRTSGVPLEGLVRVTEGDDGKFIGMGEIDDEGRVAPRRLVVEYPA, from the coding sequence ATGAGTCGTCCTCGTCGTCGTGGTCGCGACATTCATGGCGTCCTGTTGCTGGATAAGCCGCAAGGCATGTCCAGCAATGACGTGCTGCAAAAAGTAAAACGCCTCTACAATGCCAACCGTGCCGGTCATACCGGTGCGCTGGACCCGCTGGCGACAGGCATGCTGCCTATCTGCCTGGGAGAGGCGACCAAGTTTTCGCAGTACCTGCTGGACTCTGACAAACGCTATCGCGTGGTGGCCCGCCTGGGACAGCGTACTGATACCTCTGATGCCGATGGGCAAATTGTGCAGGAGCGTCCGGTGACGTTTACCCCGGAACAGCTTGCCAGCGCGCTGGAGACGTTTCGCGGTGACATCCAACAGATCCCGTCGATGTACTCAGCGCTGAAGTATCAGGGTAAAAAGCTGTACGAGTACGCGCGTCAGGGTATTGAGGTCCCGCGTGAATCCAGACCGATTACCGTGTACGAACTGCTGTTTATTCGCCACGAAGGTAATGAACTGGAGCTGGAAGTCCATTGCTCCAAAGGCACGTACATTCGCACGATTGTTGACGATCTGGGCGAGAAGCTCGGATGCGGCGCGCACGTGACGTATCTGCGTCGTCTGACGGTCAGCAAGTATCCGGTAGACCGTATGGTCACGCTGGAACATTTGCACAGCCTGGTTGAACAGGCTGAACAGCAGAACATTCCGGCTGCAGAATTACTTGATCCGCTGCTGATGCCAATGGACAGTCCGGCATCGGACTACCCCATTGTTAATCTGCCTTTAACATCATCGGTTTACTTTAAAAATGGTAATCCGGTACGTACCTCGGGCGTGCCGCTGGAAGGGCTGGTTCGCGTGACGGAAGGCGATGATGGCAAATTTATCGGCATGGGGGAGATCGACGATGAAGGTCGTGTCGCCCCTCGTCGACTGGTGGTTGAGTATCCTGCATAG
- the yrbN gene encoding protein YrbN: MKIADQFHDELCRLAAINFEAHVLHG; encoded by the coding sequence ATGAAAATTGCAGATCAATTTCATGATGAGTTATGTAGACTGGCCGCCATTAATTTTGAGGCACACGTACTACATGGCTGA
- the rpsO gene encoding 30S ribosomal protein S15, whose product MSLSTEATAKIVSEFGRDANDTGSTDVQVALLTAQINHLQGHFSEHKKDHHSRRGLLRMVSQRRKLLDYLKRKDVARYTALIERLGLRR is encoded by the coding sequence ATGTCTCTAAGTACTGAAGCTACAGCTAAAATTGTTTCTGAGTTTGGTCGTGATGCAAACGACACCGGTTCTACCGATGTTCAGGTTGCTCTGTTAACTGCACAGATTAACCACCTGCAGGGTCACTTCTCTGAACACAAAAAAGATCACCACAGCCGTCGTGGTCTGCTGCGTATGGTTTCTCAGCGTCGTAAACTGCTCGACTACCTGAAGCGTAAAGATGTTGCACGTTACACTGCGCTGATCGAGCGTCTGGGTCTGCGTCGCTAA
- the argG gene encoding argininosuccinate synthase: MTTILKHLPVGQRIGIAFSGGLDTSAALLWMRQKGAVPYAYTANLGQPDEDDYDAIPRRAMEYGAENARLVDCRKQLVAEGIAAIQCGAFHNTTGGLTYFNTTPLGRAVTGTMLVAAMKDDGVNIWGDGSTYKGNDIERFYRYGLLTNAELQIYKPWLDTDFIDELGGRHEMSEFMIACGFDYKMSVEKAYSTDSNMLGATHEAKDLEFLNSSLKIVNPIMGVKFWDESVKIPAEEVTVRFEQGHPVALNGKTFSDDVEMMMEANRIGGRHGLGMSDQIENRIIEAKSRGIYEAPGMALLHIAYERLLTGIHNEDTIEQYHAHGRQLGRLLYQGRWFDSQALMLRDGLQRWVASQITGEVTLELRRGNDYSIMNTVSDNLTYKPERLTMEKGDSVFSPDDRIGQLTMRNLDITDTREKLFGYAQSGLLTASSATGLPQVENLENKAK, from the coding sequence ATGACGACGATTCTCAAGCATCTCCCGGTAGGTCAACGTATTGGTATCGCTTTTTCTGGCGGCCTGGACACCAGTGCTGCACTGCTGTGGATGCGACAAAAAGGGGCTGTCCCATATGCATATACTGCGAATTTGGGACAACCGGATGAGGATGACTATGACGCCATCCCTCGCCGTGCAATGGAATATGGTGCTGAGAACGCTCGCCTGGTTGATTGCCGCAAGCAACTGGTTGCCGAAGGGATCGCAGCGATTCAATGTGGTGCATTCCATAATACCACCGGCGGACTGACCTATTTCAACACCACGCCACTAGGCCGCGCGGTGACCGGCACCATGTTGGTGGCCGCCATGAAAGATGACGGTGTGAATATCTGGGGTGACGGCAGTACCTATAAAGGCAACGATATTGAGCGTTTCTATCGTTACGGTCTGCTGACCAATGCCGAACTGCAGATTTACAAACCATGGCTGGACACTGACTTCATTGACGAACTCGGCGGTCGCCATGAGATGTCTGAATTTATGATCGCCTGCGGTTTCGACTACAAAATGTCTGTCGAAAAAGCGTATTCCACTGACTCCAACATGCTAGGCGCTACGCACGAAGCGAAAGATCTGGAATTCCTTAACTCCAGCCTGAAGATCGTTAACCCGATTATGGGCGTCAAGTTCTGGGATGAAAGCGTGAAGATCCCGGCGGAAGAAGTAACCGTACGTTTTGAGCAGGGACATCCAGTTGCGCTGAACGGCAAAACCTTCAGCGACGATGTTGAGATGATGATGGAAGCCAACCGCATTGGCGGCCGTCATGGTCTGGGCATGAGCGATCAAATTGAAAACCGTATTATCGAGGCGAAAAGCCGTGGTATTTACGAAGCCCCGGGAATGGCGCTGCTGCATATCGCTTACGAGCGTCTGCTGACCGGTATTCACAATGAAGATACCATTGAGCAGTATCACGCTCACGGCCGCCAACTGGGTCGTCTGCTGTACCAGGGTCGCTGGTTTGACTCCCAGGCGCTAATGCTGCGTGACGGTCTGCAACGTTGGGTTGCGAGCCAAATCACCGGCGAAGTTACGCTGGAGCTGCGTCGCGGTAACGACTATTCCATTATGAATACCGTCTCCGACAACCTGACCTACAAGCCAGAACGTCTGACCATGGAGAAAGGGGATTCCGTCTTCTCACCGGACGATCGTATCGGTCAGTTGACTATGCGTAACCTGGATATTACCGATACCCGTGAGAAGCTGTTCGGCTACGCCCAGTCAGGCCTGCTGACCGCCTCTTCCGCCACCGGTCTGCCGCAGGTAGAGAATCTGGAAAACAAAGCGAAGTAA
- the nusA gene encoding transcription termination factor NusA: MNKEILAVVEAVSNEKSLPREKIFEALESALATATKKKYEQEIDVRVEIDRKSGDFDTFRRWVIVEEVTQPTKEITLEAARYEDESLNVGEYVEDQIESVTFDRITTQTAKQVIVQKVREAERAMVVDQFREHEGEIVTGVVKKVNRDNIALDLGSNAEAVILREDMLPRENFRPGDRIRGVLYSVRPEARGAQLFVTRSKPEMLIELFRIEVPEIGEEVIEIKAAARDPGSRAKIAVKTNDKRIDPVGACVGMRGARVQAVSTELGGERIDIVLWDDNPAQFVINAMAPADVASIVVDEDKHTMDIAVEAGNLAQAIGRNGQNVRLASQLSGWELNVMTVDDLQAKHQAEAHAAIDTFTKYLDIDEDFATVLVEEGFATLEELAYVPMKELLAIDGLDEATVEALRERAKNALTTLALAQEESLGDNKPADDLLNLEGLDRDMAFKLAARGVCTLEDLAEQGIDDLADIEGLTDEKAGELIMAARNICWFGDEA, from the coding sequence ATGAACAAAGAAATTTTGGCTGTTGTTGAAGCCGTATCCAATGAAAAATCGCTGCCACGCGAGAAAATTTTTGAAGCGCTGGAAAGTGCGCTGGCTACAGCAACAAAGAAAAAATACGAACAAGAGATCGACGTTCGCGTAGAAATCGATCGTAAAAGCGGTGATTTCGATACCTTCCGCCGTTGGGTAATTGTGGAAGAAGTCACTCAGCCAACCAAAGAAATTACTCTGGAAGCCGCACGTTACGAAGACGAGAGTCTGAACGTGGGTGAATACGTTGAAGACCAGATTGAATCAGTCACCTTTGACCGTATCACCACCCAGACGGCGAAACAGGTTATCGTACAGAAAGTACGTGAAGCTGAACGTGCGATGGTTGTTGATCAATTCCGCGAGCACGAAGGTGAGATCGTCACCGGTGTGGTGAAGAAAGTTAACCGTGACAACATTGCGCTGGACCTCGGCAGCAATGCTGAAGCCGTGATCCTGCGTGAAGACATGCTGCCGCGTGAAAACTTCCGCCCGGGTGACCGTATCCGTGGTGTTCTGTACTCCGTTCGCCCGGAAGCACGCGGCGCGCAACTGTTTGTGACGCGTTCCAAACCGGAAATGCTGATTGAACTGTTCCGCATTGAAGTGCCAGAAATTGGCGAAGAAGTGATTGAAATTAAAGCGGCGGCTCGCGATCCGGGTTCTCGTGCGAAAATCGCGGTGAAAACCAACGATAAGCGTATCGATCCGGTGGGTGCTTGCGTAGGTATGCGCGGTGCACGCGTTCAGGCGGTTTCTACCGAACTGGGCGGCGAACGTATCGATATCGTCCTGTGGGATGATAACCCGGCACAGTTCGTGATCAACGCAATGGCGCCTGCAGACGTCGCGTCTATCGTGGTGGATGAAGATAAACACACCATGGATATCGCGGTTGAAGCCGGTAACCTGGCTCAGGCGATTGGACGTAATGGTCAGAACGTCCGCCTGGCTTCACAATTGAGCGGTTGGGAACTCAACGTAATGACCGTTGATGACCTGCAGGCTAAGCATCAGGCTGAAGCGCATGCTGCTATTGATACCTTCACCAAATATCTCGATATCGATGAAGATTTCGCGACGGTTCTGGTAGAAGAAGGTTTTGCTACGCTGGAAGAGCTGGCCTACGTGCCAATGAAAGAGCTTCTGGCAATCGACGGCCTGGATGAAGCAACCGTTGAAGCGCTGCGCGAGCGTGCTAAAAACGCACTGACCACTCTGGCACTGGCCCAGGAAGAAAGCCTCGGTGATAACAAACCGGCTGACGATCTGCTGAATCTGGAAGGATTAGATCGTGATATGGCCTTCAAACTGGCTGCCCGTGGTGTTTGTACGCTGGAAGATCTCGCTGAACAGGGCATTGATGATCTGGCTGATATCGAAGGGTTGACCGACGAAAAAGCCGGTGAGCTGATTATGGCTGCCCGTAATATTTGCTGGTTCGGCGACGAAGCGTAA
- the infB gene encoding translation initiation factor IF-2, whose translation MTDVTVKTLAAEIQTSVDRLVQQFADAGIPKSADDSVSAQEKQTLLAHLNRENGSAPDKLTLQRKTRSTLNIPGTGGKSKSVQIEVRKTRTFVKRDPQEAERLAAEEQAQREAEEQARREAEETAKREAQQKAEREAAEQAKREAADKAKREAAEKDKVSNQQTDDMTKTAQAEKARRENEAAELKRKAEEEARRKLEEEARRVAEEARRMAEENAGVWAEQEKAKGEEDKTDYHVTTSQHARQAEDENDREVEGGRGRTRTATKAARPQKKGNKHAESKADREEARAAGRGGKGGKRKGSSLQQGFQKPAQAVNRDVVIGETITVGDLANKMAVKGSQVIKAMMKLGAMATINQVIDQETAQLVAEEMGHKVILRRENELEEAVMSDRDTGAAAEPRAPVVTIMGHVDHGKTSLLDYIRSTKVASGEAGGITQHIGAYHVETDNGMITFLDTPGHAAFTSMRARGAQATDIVVLVVAADDGVMPQTIEAIQHAKAAQVPMVVAVNKIDKPEADMDRVKNELSQYGVMPEEWGGESQFIPVSAKAGTGIDDLLNAILLQAEVLELKAIRKGMASGAVIESFLDKGRGPVATVLVREGTLNKGDIVLCGFEYGRVRAMRNELGQEVLEAGPSIPVEILGLSGVPAAGDEVTVVRDEKKAREVALYRQGKFREVKLARQQKSKLENMFANMTEGEVHEVNVVLKADVQGSVEAISDSLLKLSTDEVKVKIIGSGVGGITETDATLAAASNAILVGFNVRADASARKVIESESLDLRYYSVIYHLIDEVKAAMSGMLSPELKQQIIGLAEVRDVFKSPKFGAIAGCMVTEGTIKRHNPIRVLRDNVVIYEGELESLRRFKDDVNEVRNGMECGIGVKNYNDVRVGDMIEVFEIIEIKRTIA comes from the coding sequence ATGACAGATGTAACCGTAAAAACGCTGGCTGCAGAGATACAGACCTCCGTGGATCGCCTGGTACAGCAATTTGCTGATGCAGGTATCCCGAAGTCTGCTGACGACTCTGTGTCCGCACAAGAGAAACAAACCTTACTGGCGCACCTGAACCGTGAGAACGGCTCTGCACCAGATAAGTTGACATTGCAGCGTAAAACGCGCAGTACTCTCAATATTCCTGGTACCGGTGGAAAAAGTAAATCGGTACAAATCGAAGTCCGCAAGACACGCACCTTTGTGAAACGCGATCCGCAAGAGGCAGAACGCCTTGCCGCGGAAGAGCAGGCGCAGCGTGAAGCGGAAGAGCAAGCCCGTCGTGAGGCAGAAGAAACTGCTAAACGCGAGGCGCAACAAAAAGCCGAACGTGAGGCCGCAGAACAAGCTAAACGTGAAGCCGCTGATAAAGCGAAACGTGAAGCTGCGGAAAAAGACAAAGTGAGCAATCAACAGACCGACGATATGACTAAAACCGCCCAGGCCGAAAAAGCCCGCCGTGAAAATGAAGCCGCAGAACTGAAGCGTAAAGCGGAAGAAGAAGCGCGTCGCAAGCTTGAAGAAGAAGCTCGCCGTGTGGCTGAAGAAGCCCGTCGTATGGCGGAAGAAAATGCCGGTGTTTGGGCAGAGCAAGAGAAAGCAAAAGGTGAAGAGGATAAGACCGATTATCACGTCACCACTTCTCAGCATGCTCGCCAGGCAGAAGACGAAAACGATCGCGAAGTAGAAGGCGGCCGTGGCCGTACGCGTACTGCGACGAAAGCTGCTCGTCCTCAGAAGAAAGGCAATAAGCACGCTGAATCTAAAGCCGATCGCGAAGAAGCACGTGCTGCTGGTCGCGGTGGTAAAGGTGGCAAGCGTAAAGGTTCTTCCCTGCAGCAAGGCTTCCAGAAGCCAGCTCAGGCCGTTAACCGTGACGTTGTGATTGGCGAAACCATCACCGTTGGCGACTTAGCGAACAAGATGGCGGTTAAAGGTTCTCAGGTCATCAAAGCGATGATGAAGCTGGGTGCGATGGCCACCATCAACCAGGTCATCGATCAGGAAACCGCACAGTTGGTTGCTGAAGAGATGGGCCACAAAGTTATCCTGCGTCGTGAAAACGAGCTGGAAGAAGCGGTAATGAGCGACCGTGACACTGGCGCAGCGGCTGAACCGCGTGCACCGGTTGTGACTATCATGGGTCACGTTGACCACGGTAAAACCTCTCTGCTGGACTACATTCGCTCAACGAAAGTCGCCTCTGGCGAAGCGGGCGGCATTACCCAGCACATTGGTGCATACCACGTTGAAACTGACAACGGCATGATCACCTTCCTGGATACCCCGGGGCACGCCGCGTTTACCTCTATGCGTGCTCGTGGTGCACAGGCAACAGATATCGTTGTTCTGGTTGTTGCAGCAGATGATGGCGTGATGCCTCAGACCATTGAAGCTATCCAGCATGCGAAAGCAGCGCAGGTGCCGATGGTTGTTGCAGTCAACAAAATCGATAAGCCAGAAGCCGATATGGATCGCGTTAAGAACGAACTGTCTCAGTACGGCGTTATGCCGGAAGAGTGGGGCGGCGAATCTCAGTTCATCCCTGTTTCTGCGAAAGCAGGTACCGGTATTGATGACCTGTTGAACGCTATCCTGCTGCAGGCTGAAGTTCTGGAGCTGAAAGCGATTCGTAAAGGTATGGCAAGCGGTGCGGTAATCGAATCCTTCCTGGACAAAGGTCGTGGCCCAGTTGCTACCGTCCTGGTTCGTGAAGGTACCCTGAATAAGGGCGATATCGTACTGTGTGGCTTCGAATATGGCCGCGTTCGTGCAATGCGTAACGAACTGGGTCAGGAAGTCCTGGAAGCAGGTCCGTCTATTCCAGTTGAAATCCTGGGTCTGTCCGGCGTTCCGGCTGCGGGTGACGAAGTTACCGTCGTACGTGACGAGAAAAAAGCGCGTGAAGTTGCACTGTATCGTCAGGGCAAATTCCGTGAAGTTAAACTGGCTCGCCAGCAGAAATCTAAACTCGAGAACATGTTCGCCAACATGACCGAAGGCGAAGTTCACGAAGTGAACGTTGTCCTGAAAGCTGACGTTCAGGGTTCTGTCGAAGCGATCTCCGACTCCTTGCTGAAACTGTCTACCGACGAAGTGAAAGTGAAGATCATCGGTTCCGGCGTAGGTGGTATCACCGAAACCGACGCCACGCTGGCTGCGGCATCCAACGCGATTCTGGTTGGCTTCAACGTTCGTGCTGATGCCTCTGCACGTAAAGTGATTGAATCTGAAAGCCTGGATCTGCGTTACTACTCCGTCATCTATCACCTGATCGACGAAGTGAAAGCTGCGATGAGCGGCATGCTGTCTCCGGAACTGAAACAGCAGATAATCGGTCTGGCTGAAGTACGTGACGTGTTCAAATCACCGAAATTTGGCGCCATCGCAGGTTGTATGGTTACCGAAGGTACGATTAAACGTCACAACCCAATCCGCGTTCTGCGTGACAACGTGGTTATCTATGAAGGCGAGCTGGAATCCCTGCGCCGCTTCAAAGATGACGTTAACGAAGTCCGTAACGGCATGGAATGTGGTATCGGCGTTAAGAACTACAACGACGTTCGCGTTGGCGATATGATCGAAGTGTTCGAAATCATCGAGATCAAACGTACCATCGCATAA
- the rimP gene encoding ribosome maturation factor RimP, with product MSTLEQKLTEMIKAPVEALGYELVGIEFIRGRTSTLRIYIDSEDGINVDDCADVSHQVSAVMDVEDPITVAYNLEVSSPGLDRPMFTAEHYVRFLGEEVTLVLRMAVQNRRKWQGVIKAVDGEMITVTVDGKDEVFALSNIQKANLVPHF from the coding sequence TTGTCCACATTAGAGCAAAAATTAACAGAGATGATTAAAGCACCAGTTGAAGCCTTGGGCTACGAGCTGGTCGGCATCGAATTTATTCGTGGTCGCACATCCACACTGCGCATCTATATTGATAGTGAAGATGGCATCAATGTTGATGATTGTGCTGATGTGAGCCACCAGGTTAGCGCCGTGATGGACGTTGAAGATCCGATCACCGTTGCTTATAACCTGGAAGTCTCCTCACCGGGTCTCGATCGTCCTATGTTCACGGCTGAACACTACGTGCGTTTCCTGGGTGAAGAAGTCACGCTGGTTCTTCGTATGGCGGTACAAAATCGCCGTAAATGGCAGGGCGTTATCAAAGCGGTGGATGGTGAGATGATCACTGTCACAGTCGACGGTAAAGATGAAGTGTTCGCGCTGAGTAATATCCAGAAGGCGAACCTGGTTCCCCACTTTTAA
- the rbfA gene encoding 30S ribosome-binding factor RbfA: MAKEFGRPQRVAQEMQKEIALILQREIKDPRVGVMTTVSGVEMSRDLAYAKVFVTFLNDQDEAAVKNGIKALQEASGFIRSLLGKAMRLRIVPELTFFYDNSLVEGMRMSNLVTSVVKHDDERRVNPADDSKED, encoded by the coding sequence ATGGCGAAAGAATTTGGTCGCCCGCAGCGCGTGGCCCAGGAGATGCAAAAAGAGATCGCACTCATCCTGCAACGCGAAATCAAAGATCCGCGCGTCGGCGTGATGACTACCGTGTCCGGCGTTGAGATGTCTCGTGACCTGGCGTATGCCAAAGTGTTCGTGACGTTCCTGAATGACCAGGACGAAGCTGCCGTGAAGAACGGTATTAAAGCCTTGCAGGAAGCCTCTGGCTTCATCCGCTCTCTGCTGGGTAAAGCCATGCGCCTGCGTATCGTGCCGGAACTGACTTTCTTCTACGACAACTCGTTGGTCGAAGGGATGCGCATGTCTAACCTGGTGACCAGCGTGGTGAAGCATGACGATGAACGTCGTGTGAATCCTGCGGACGACAGCAAGGAGGACTAA
- the nlpI gene encoding lipoprotein NlpI yields the protein MKPFLRWCFVATALTLAGCSNSAWRKSEVLAVPLQPTLQQEVILARMEQILASRALTDDERAQLLYERGVLYDSLGLRALARNDFSQALAIRPDMPEVFNYLGIYLTQAGNFDAAYEAFDSVLELDPTYNYAHLNRGIALYYGGRDKLAQDDLLAFYQDDPNDPFRSLWLYLAEQKLDEKQAKEALIQRFEKSDKEQWGWNIVEFYLGNISEATLMERLKADATDNTSLAEHLSETNFYLGKYYLSLGDLDNATALFKLAVANNVHNFVEHRYALLELSLLGQDQDDLAESDQQ from the coding sequence ATGAAGCCTTTTTTGCGCTGGTGTTTCGTTGCGACAGCACTCACGCTGGCTGGATGCAGTAATTCCGCCTGGCGTAAGAGTGAAGTCCTCGCAGTACCACTGCAACCGACTTTACAGCAGGAAGTGATTCTGGCACGTATGGAACAAATTCTTGCCAGTCGGGCTTTAACCGATGACGAACGCGCACAGCTTTTATATGAGCGCGGAGTGTTGTATGATAGTCTCGGTCTGAGGGCACTAGCGCGAAATGATTTTTCACAAGCGTTGGCAATCCGACCAGATATGCCTGAAGTATTCAATTACTTAGGTATATATTTAACGCAGGCAGGCAATTTTGATGCTGCCTATGAAGCGTTTGATTCTGTACTTGAGCTTGATCCAACTTACAACTACGCGCACTTAAATCGCGGTATCGCATTGTATTACGGCGGTCGCGACAAGTTAGCGCAAGATGATCTGCTAGCGTTTTATCAAGACGATCCCAATGATCCATTCCGCAGTCTGTGGCTGTATCTCGCCGAGCAGAAGCTCGATGAGAAGCAGGCTAAAGAAGCGTTAATACAGCGCTTCGAGAAATCGGATAAAGAGCAATGGGGATGGAACATTGTCGAGTTCTACCTGGGCAACATTAGCGAAGCAACGCTGATGGAGCGCCTGAAGGCGGACGCAACGGATAACACCTCGCTCGCTGAGCATCTCAGTGAAACCAACTTCTATTTAGGTAAGTACTACCTAAGTCTGGGGGATTTGGACAACGCTACGGCATTGTTCAAACTGGCGGTGGCTAACAACGTTCATAACTTTGTTGAGCACCGATACGCATTGTTGGAATTATCGCTCCTGGGCCAGGACCAAGATGACCTGGCAGAATCGGACCAGCAATAG
- the pnp gene encoding polyribonucleotide nucleotidyltransferase: MLNPIVRKFQYGQHTVTLETGMMARQATAAVMVSMDDTAVFVTVVGQKKTKPGQDFFPLTVNYQERTYAAGRIPGSFFRREGRPSEGETLIARLIDRPVRPLFPEGFINEVQVIATVVSVNPQVNPDIVAMIGASAALSLSGLPFNGPIGSARVGYINDQYVLNPTQDELKESKLDLVVAGTEAAVLMVESEAELLSEDQMLGAVVFGHEQQQIVIKEINELVKVAGKPRWDWQPEAVNEALNARVAALAETRLSDAYRITDKQERYAQVDVIKSETIAQLVAEDETLDANELGEILHAIEKNVVRSRVLAGEPRIDGREKDMIRGLDVRTGVLPRTHGSALFTRGETQALVTATLGTTRDAQNLDELMGERTDNFLFHYNFPPYCVGETGMVGSPKRREIGHGRLAKRGVLAVMPELDKFPYTVRVVSEITESNGSSSMASVCGASLALMDAGVPIKAAVAGIAMGLVKEGDNFVVLSDILGDEDHLGDMDFKVAGSRDGISALQMDIKIEGITKEIMQVALNQAKGARLHILGVMEQAINAPRGDISQFAPRIHTIKISPDKIKDVIGKGGSVIRALTEETGTTIEIEDDGTVKIAATDGEKAKYAIRRIEEITAEIEVGRIYNGKVTRIVDFGAFVAIGGGKEGLVHISQIADKRVEKVTDYLQMGQEVPVKVLEVDRQGRVRLSIKEATEQSQPAAAPEAPASLGE, translated from the coding sequence TTGCTTAATCCGATCGTTCGTAAATTCCAGTACGGCCAACATACCGTAACGCTGGAAACCGGCATGATGGCACGTCAGGCTACTGCTGCTGTTATGGTTAGCATGGATGACACCGCGGTATTTGTGACCGTTGTTGGTCAGAAAAAGACCAAGCCAGGCCAGGATTTCTTCCCGCTGACCGTTAACTATCAGGAGCGTACCTACGCTGCTGGCCGTATCCCGGGTAGCTTCTTCCGTCGTGAAGGCCGTCCGAGTGAAGGCGAAACCCTGATCGCGCGTCTGATTGACCGCCCGGTTCGTCCGCTGTTCCCGGAAGGTTTCATCAACGAAGTTCAGGTTATTGCGACCGTTGTCTCCGTTAACCCGCAGGTTAACCCGGATATCGTGGCAATGATCGGCGCATCCGCTGCGCTGTCCCTGTCTGGTCTGCCGTTCAACGGCCCGATCGGTTCTGCTCGTGTTGGTTATATCAATGACCAGTATGTACTGAACCCGACTCAAGACGAACTGAAAGAAAGCAAGCTGGACCTGGTTGTTGCCGGTACTGAAGCTGCCGTACTGATGGTTGAATCCGAAGCTGAACTGCTGAGCGAAGACCAGATGCTGGGCGCTGTCGTATTCGGTCACGAACAGCAGCAGATTGTTATTAAAGAAATTAACGAGCTGGTTAAAGTCGCTGGCAAACCGCGTTGGGACTGGCAGCCAGAAGCTGTCAACGAAGCGCTGAATGCACGCGTTGCCGCGCTGGCAGAAACGCGTTTGAGCGATGCTTACCGTATCACCGACAAACAAGAGCGTTATGCTCAGGTTGACGTGATCAAATCTGAAACCATCGCTCAGCTGGTTGCAGAAGACGAAACCCTGGACGCTAACGAACTGGGTGAAATCCTGCACGCTATCGAGAAAAACGTCGTTCGTAGCCGCGTACTGGCAGGCGAGCCGCGCATCGATGGCCGCGAAAAAGACATGATCCGTGGTCTGGACGTGCGTACTGGCGTACTGCCGCGTACTCACGGTTCCGCACTGTTCACCCGTGGCGAAACTCAGGCGCTGGTTACTGCGACCTTGGGCACCACCCGTGATGCGCAGAACCTCGACGAACTGATGGGCGAGCGTACTGACAACTTCCTGTTCCACTATAACTTCCCTCCGTACTGCGTAGGCGAAACCGGTATGGTCGGTTCTCCGAAGCGTCGTGAGATTGGTCACGGCCGTCTGGCGAAACGCGGCGTGCTGGCAGTGATGCCGGAACTGGACAAATTCCCGTACACCGTACGTGTTGTGTCTGAAATCACCGAATCCAACGGTTCTTCTTCCATGGCTTCCGTGTGCGGTGCTTCTCTGGCACTGATGGACGCAGGTGTACCGATCAAAGCCGCTGTTGCGGGTATCGCGATGGGTCTGGTGAAAGAAGGCGATAACTTTGTGGTTCTGTCTGACATTCTGGGTGACGAAGATCACCTGGGCGACATGGACTTTAAAGTGGCGGGTTCCCGCGATGGTATCTCTGCACTGCAGATGGATATCAAAATCGAAGGTATCACCAAAGAGATCATGCAGGTTGCTCTGAACCAGGCTAAAGGTGCGCGTCTGCACATCCTGGGCGTGATGGAACAGGCGATCAATGCGCCGCGCGGCGACATCTCTCAGTTCGCTCCGCGTATCCACACCATTAAGATCAGCCCGGACAAAATCAAAGACGTTATCGGTAAAGGCGGTTCTGTTATCCGTGCTCTGACCGAAGAAACCGGCACCACCATCGAAATCGAAGATGATGGTACTGTGAAGATCGCGGCGACCGACGGTGAAAAAGCGAAATATGCTATCCGTCGTATCGAAGAGATTACTGCAGAAATCGAAGTTGGCCGTATCTACAATGGTAAAGTGACCCGTATCGTTGACTTTGGCGCATTCGTTGCCATCGGTGGCGGTAAAGAAGGTCTGGTACACATCTCTCAGATCGCTGACAAGCGCGTAGAGAAAGTGACCGATTACCTGCAGATGGGTCAGGAAGTACCGGTTAAAGTTCTGGAAGTTGATCGCCAGGGCCGCGTACGTCTGAGCATTAAAGAAGCAACTGAGCAGTCTCAGCCAGCAGCTGCGCCGGAAGCACCGGCAAGCCTCGGCGAGTAA